A part of Ignavibacteriota bacterium genomic DNA contains:
- a CDS encoding OmpA family protein: MKRFGFSLLLLIATHVAMSQEALPPRPGDFNQVGRTAIGLHGAANMWINDLDQRKISIGGDIFIRHHITRHFSLGVMGEYVTLSSENGKINAADLVLKHSTIKASGLAADVIGWVHFSPGSTFSPYAYAGIGGFYYERTAEGDAGVPNDGTFHSVHVPIGVGAEFALSKTATLSAEVGARILDNTTEFLPTGSNNMLGTDWYPTARVGLAYYLGSSDDDDNDGDGLTNGYEKRIGTSIDLADTDGDGLNDYEEVVKYKTGPTTADTDGDGLKDGEEVITYRTSPVEKDTDRDGLSDGEEVASLRTDPLKADTDGDGLSDAEEVRTTKTDPLKADTDGDGLNDAAEVRTHKTNPMKADTDGGTVNDGAEVARGSNPLVAGDDVPKPVVPTVEVGKAIVLEGIVFQTSKAVIEGQSEATLNQAYDVLANNAEIAVEIRGYTDNVGKAAANKKLSLRRAEAVKAWLVAKGIAASRIGVKGLGAEHPIEDNGTPEGRAKNRRIEFFRVK, translated from the coding sequence ATGAAACGATTCGGATTCTCACTCCTTCTGCTCATCGCTACGCACGTTGCGATGTCGCAGGAAGCACTTCCGCCGCGCCCCGGCGATTTCAACCAGGTCGGCCGTACGGCGATCGGACTCCATGGTGCAGCGAACATGTGGATCAATGATCTCGATCAGCGCAAGATCTCGATCGGCGGCGATATCTTCATCCGCCACCACATCACCCGGCACTTCTCCCTCGGCGTCATGGGTGAGTATGTGACCCTGAGCTCGGAGAACGGAAAGATCAATGCGGCGGATCTCGTCCTGAAGCATTCAACGATCAAGGCAAGCGGACTCGCCGCGGACGTCATCGGGTGGGTGCACTTCTCCCCTGGCAGCACCTTCTCACCGTATGCCTATGCCGGCATCGGCGGGTTCTACTATGAGCGCACAGCGGAAGGCGACGCAGGAGTCCCGAACGACGGCACATTCCATTCCGTCCACGTCCCGATCGGGGTCGGTGCCGAGTTCGCGCTGTCGAAGACCGCCACCCTGTCGGCCGAGGTCGGGGCACGCATCCTGGACAACACCACAGAGTTCCTGCCCACGGGCAGCAACAACATGCTGGGAACGGATTGGTATCCGACCGCACGTGTCGGTCTCGCCTACTATCTCGGTTCGAGCGATGACGACGACAATGACGGCGACGGCCTGACCAACGGATACGAGAAACGCATCGGCACCTCGATCGACCTGGCCGACACCGATGGCGATGGGCTGAACGACTATGAAGAGGTCGTGAAGTACAAGACCGGTCCGACCACGGCCGATACGGATGGCGATGGCCTGAAGGACGGCGAGGAAGTGATCACGTATCGCACCTCCCCGGTGGAGAAGGACACAGACCGTGACGGCCTGAGCGACGGCGAGGAAGTTGCGTCGCTGCGCACCGATCCGTTGAAGGCTGACACGGATGGCGATGGGTTGAGCGATGCCGAAGAAGTCCGCACGACGAAGACCGATCCGCTGAAAGCCGATACTGATGGCGATGGCCTCAACGACGCTGCTGAGGTTCGCACGCACAAGACCAACCCGATGAAGGCTGACACGGATGGCGGCACGGTGAACGACGGCGCGGAAGTTGCCCGCGGCTCGAATCCGCTCGTTGCCGGTGACGATGTTCCGAAGCCGGTGGTCCCGACGGTGGAAGTCGGCAAGGCCATCGTGCTCGAGGGCATCGTCTTCCAGACGTCGAAGGCGGTCATTGAAGGACAATCCGAAGCGACCCTGAACCAGGCGTACGACGTGCTGGCCAACAATGCGGAGATCGCTGTCGAGATCCGCGGCTATACGGACAACGTCGGCAAGGCGGCCGCGAACAAGAAGCTGTCGCTGCGCCGTGCCGAAGCCGTGAAGGCGTGGCTCGTGGCCAAGGGCATTGCTGCCTCCCGTATCGGCGTGAAGGGCCTCGGTGCAGAGCACCCGATCGAAGACAACGGTACGCCGGAAGGCCGCGCGAAGAACCGCCGCATCGAGTTCTTCCGCGTGAAGTAA
- the nrfA gene encoding ammonia-forming cytochrome c nitrite reductase, with product MSTLRDLVRMKPWTGWVLFAATVAVVFLAGLFGASIIERRAEQGIQLQPVRAIPEWEPRNSVWGENYPREYESYIATRDTGFSSKYGGSRMRDILAEDPRPVILWAGYAFSRDYNQARGHYYAIDDIRKTLRTGVPQPATCWTCKSTDVPRVMSRMGAAAFYKSSWADLGPEIVNHIGCQDCHDPKTMNLRITRPALAEAFQRQGKSIEEATHQEMRSLVCAQCHVEYYFKGKTEKYLTFPWDKGFSPDAMEAYYDSIGHVDFIHALSRTPVLKAQHPDYELFRTGIHAQRGISCADCHMPYKSEGGVKFSNHWMRSPLANIAGSCQVCHRESEEELTRNVNDRQDRVRELLMLAEDALVRSHLEAEYAWKKGATEDEMKPVLTLIRHAQWRWDWVAAANGMGFHSPAEALRALGTSIQKAQEAHAELVRILARRGVLEPFALPDVATKEKAQRYIGLDIAGARAEKDAFEKNVLPVWDARAREREAGYTGER from the coding sequence ATGTCGACGCTCAGGGATTTGGTCAGAATGAAGCCATGGACGGGCTGGGTGTTGTTCGCGGCCACGGTGGCCGTCGTGTTCCTTGCGGGACTGTTCGGTGCTTCGATCATCGAGCGCCGCGCTGAACAGGGGATCCAACTCCAGCCGGTCCGCGCCATCCCCGAGTGGGAACCGAGGAACAGCGTCTGGGGCGAGAACTATCCGCGCGAATATGAATCCTACATCGCCACGCGGGACACGGGGTTCTCGAGCAAATACGGAGGGTCACGGATGCGTGATATCCTTGCCGAGGACCCCCGGCCGGTGATCCTCTGGGCCGGGTACGCGTTCTCACGCGACTACAACCAGGCGCGGGGACACTACTATGCCATCGACGACATCCGCAAGACGCTCAGGACCGGAGTTCCTCAGCCGGCCACCTGTTGGACCTGCAAGAGCACCGATGTTCCGCGCGTCATGAGCAGGATGGGGGCCGCGGCGTTTTATAAGTCGTCATGGGCAGACCTTGGCCCGGAGATCGTGAACCACATCGGCTGCCAGGACTGTCACGACCCGAAGACCATGAATCTCCGGATCACGCGGCCTGCCCTCGCCGAGGCATTCCAACGGCAGGGAAAGAGTATCGAGGAGGCGACGCACCAGGAAATGCGTTCGCTCGTGTGCGCACAGTGCCATGTCGAGTACTACTTCAAGGGGAAGACGGAGAAGTATCTGACCTTCCCATGGGACAAAGGGTTCTCGCCAGATGCGATGGAGGCATACTACGACTCCATCGGCCATGTGGATTTCATCCATGCCCTGAGCCGCACTCCTGTGCTGAAGGCCCAGCATCCGGACTACGAGTTGTTCCGTACGGGGATCCATGCGCAGCGCGGGATCTCCTGCGCCGATTGCCATATGCCGTACAAGAGTGAAGGGGGCGTGAAATTCTCCAACCACTGGATGCGGAGCCCACTGGCAAATATCGCCGGCTCCTGCCAGGTATGCCACCGCGAGTCGGAAGAGGAACTCACACGCAACGTCAATGATCGGCAAGACCGTGTCCGGGAACTCCTGATGCTCGCCGAGGATGCGCTGGTGCGGTCGCACCTGGAGGCCGAGTATGCATGGAAGAAAGGCGCCACGGAGGATGAGATGAAGCCCGTCCTCACGCTGATCCGTCATGCCCAGTGGCGGTGGGACTGGGTGGCCGCCGCCAACGGTATGGGATTCCATTCGCCGGCGGAGGCGTTGCGGGCACTCGGGACCTCCATCCAGAAGGCGCAGGAAGCTCACGCAGAACTCGTGCGCATTCTTGCCCGCCGGGGAGTGCTCGAACCTTTTGCCCTTCCCGATGTTGCGACCAAGGAGAAGGCCCAACGGTACATCGGTCTGGATATCGCCGGGGCACGGGCAGAAAAGGACGCGTTCGAGAAGAACGTCCTCCCCGTCTGGGACGCACGGGCACGTGAACGCGAAGCGGGGTATACCGGAGAGAGGTAG
- a CDS encoding OmpA family protein, which produces MLTAIRSLFNDSMQTPGRPQELDQISYGESTLILEVAGYCYLAAVVRGVPDDAVRSRLRTTLSEIIQLKGFSPESFSGDTGSIPVHVVDLLRSIVEHPLPAGTASRRKAPTGVLWIGAIILLAALIPAGIWMYRTGQDRDLEARLRAALGGAFPGTSRNISLRVEQGHIHVQGNAENAYRRSAITEFLSRYTQGGPMTHEIELPPPPPFPELAGAQAEGIAAALNRIPGVLIEAVYRDGALTLSGQVPDAPTALRVVEAYASLPGLREITNRLQPGAPAVADRVLFSRASAELTPEAMQTIESLTALMQRAPWIHVRITGHSDSAGDPGSKEKIALSRAQAVASALVVRGIAAGRLVSTGAGAAPAGTEVQYADSLNRCVVFTLIPPSSGPTP; this is translated from the coding sequence ATGCTCACCGCGATCCGAAGCCTGTTCAACGATTCCATGCAAACTCCGGGGCGGCCACAGGAGCTGGATCAGATCTCCTACGGCGAATCGACCCTTATCCTTGAAGTTGCGGGCTATTGCTATCTTGCGGCCGTCGTGCGTGGCGTCCCCGATGACGCGGTGCGTTCACGGCTCCGCACCACGCTCTCCGAGATCATCCAGCTCAAAGGATTCTCACCGGAATCGTTCTCCGGCGACACCGGGAGCATCCCCGTGCACGTCGTCGATCTGCTCCGGTCGATCGTGGAACATCCTCTGCCGGCAGGTACGGCATCACGACGGAAGGCCCCCACAGGAGTGCTGTGGATCGGTGCGATCATTCTCCTCGCTGCGCTCATCCCGGCCGGCATATGGATGTACCGGACCGGCCAGGACCGGGACCTGGAGGCCAGGCTGCGTGCAGCTCTTGGAGGGGCATTCCCGGGTACATCGAGGAACATTTCCCTGCGCGTGGAGCAGGGACACATCCACGTCCAGGGGAATGCCGAGAATGCCTACCGGCGTTCGGCGATCACGGAGTTCCTCAGCCGATACACCCAGGGCGGACCGATGACACATGAGATCGAGCTCCCACCTCCACCCCCCTTCCCGGAGCTGGCGGGCGCACAGGCGGAAGGGATCGCAGCAGCACTGAACCGGATCCCCGGAGTCCTCATCGAAGCCGTCTATCGCGACGGTGCCCTGACGCTCAGTGGCCAGGTCCCGGATGCACCCACCGCCCTGCGTGTCGTCGAAGCATACGCCTCGCTGCCCGGACTTCGTGAGATCACGAACCGGCTGCAGCCAGGCGCACCAGCGGTTGCGGACAGGGTCCTGTTCTCCCGGGCATCGGCGGAACTTACGCCGGAAGCAATGCAGACCATCGAGTCGTTGACGGCCCTGATGCAACGCGCGCCATGGATCCATGTCCGGATCACGGGCCACAGCGACAGTGCCGGCGATCCCGGGTCGAAGGAGAAGATCGCCCTGTCGCGAGCGCAGGCCGTAGCATCGGCATTGGTCGTCCGCGGCATCGCCGCCGGCCGCCTCGTGAGCACCGGTGCCGGCGCGGCACCGGCCGGTACTGAAGTGCAGTATGCGGACAGTCTGAACAGGTGCGTGGTGTTCACGCTCATTCCACCTTCTTCCGGCCCGACCCCATGA
- the nrfH gene encoding cytochrome c nitrite reductase small subunit yields MHPSLVDRSRAVLRALLPPPQWKLPVILSLGVLCGIGLFVLHTSNATSYLSSDPVTCVNCHVMSPQYATWQHSSHGRFATCVDCHVPHDNVFRTYAFKAQDGMRHAYVFTFRLEPQVIQIREAGKTVVQENCIRCHEHLLDRVAVGTVTFDGSRHGQGLLCWSCHRETPHGTVNSLASAPYARVPRLSPVVPPWLVGGAGQERK; encoded by the coding sequence ATGCACCCGTCCCTTGTTGACCGATCCCGCGCGGTTCTCCGCGCGCTGCTTCCGCCGCCCCAGTGGAAGCTTCCGGTGATCCTTTCCCTCGGCGTCCTGTGCGGCATCGGGCTGTTCGTGCTCCATACATCGAACGCGACGTCCTACCTCTCCAGCGATCCCGTCACCTGCGTGAATTGCCACGTGATGTCGCCCCAGTACGCAACGTGGCAGCACAGCAGTCACGGGAGATTCGCCACATGCGTCGACTGCCACGTGCCGCACGACAATGTCTTCCGCACCTACGCCTTCAAGGCCCAGGATGGGATGAGGCACGCCTACGTGTTCACATTCCGGCTCGAACCCCAGGTCATCCAGATACGTGAAGCAGGCAAGACCGTCGTGCAGGAAAATTGCATCCGATGCCACGAGCATCTCCTTGACCGCGTGGCAGTCGGTACCGTGACCTTCGATGGTTCCCGTCATGGCCAGGGCTTGCTGTGCTGGAGCTGTCACAGGGAGACCCCCCACGGCACCGTGAACAGCCTCGCCTCCGCGCCGTACGCACGGGTGCCCCGATTGTCGCCTGTCGTCCCGCCATGGCTTGTAGGCGGCGCAGGGCAGGAGAGGAAATGA
- a CDS encoding sigma 54-interacting transcriptional regulator produces MALSPDHLLTRGSPEFVMFDTHFCIREISAHAAGLAADPSSVVPGSDVREGFPELVGSEEEILHIAQGVRRSCTVRSIARHSAGAEPLYVDVRILPGPGIGDPLLVLTIEDVTPWMVEIQRKAQTSNDAVLLIQAMTASKDYIENILDAMADMLIVTSAEGTISAVNRAASVLTGYATPDLIGKPITFLLPDEPTVPPASGGNGIPVERHCRAQNGVMIPVSFTRSPLGAGEHVIHGVVFLGRDLREQKRAEERISRLESENHSLQEALQTNLPGAAIVWSSPSMNALMRDLGKVAVTDTTVLIAGETGTGKELIAREIHRLSSRKDAMLVTVNCAALPSGLVESELFGHEKGAFTGALAKRIGRFELADGGTVFLDEIGELPLPAQATLLRVLQEQTFERVGGTDAITVNVRVIAATNRNLLEEVKKGTFREDLLFRLNVFPLRVPPLRERTDDVPLLARHFLSTFSRRTNRTITSIDPDAARALSTYSWPGNVRELANVVERAMIVCEGTTLEASHFGLVETVRSREDRSASFDEVARRHLLQTLEECGGVIEGPDGAAARLGLKPATLRSRMKKLGISRGRAGFTTGPRSG; encoded by the coding sequence ATGGCATTGTCACCTGACCACCTGCTCACACGAGGGTCACCGGAGTTCGTGATGTTCGACACGCACTTCTGCATCCGGGAGATCTCGGCCCATGCAGCCGGCCTCGCGGCAGACCCCTCCTCTGTTGTGCCGGGGAGCGATGTGCGTGAAGGCTTCCCGGAGCTCGTGGGATCGGAAGAGGAGATCCTGCACATCGCACAGGGAGTGCGCCGGTCATGCACCGTGCGATCGATCGCGCGCCACAGTGCCGGGGCGGAGCCGCTGTACGTGGATGTGCGCATTCTTCCGGGCCCGGGCATCGGTGATCCCCTGCTGGTCCTGACCATTGAAGATGTGACCCCGTGGATGGTGGAGATCCAGCGGAAGGCACAGACGTCGAATGATGCGGTGCTTCTCATCCAGGCGATGACGGCATCCAAAGATTACATCGAGAACATCCTCGACGCGATGGCGGACATGCTGATCGTCACCTCGGCGGAGGGGACCATCAGTGCTGTGAACCGTGCCGCATCGGTGTTGACCGGATATGCCACGCCGGACCTGATCGGCAAGCCCATCACCTTCCTGCTGCCGGATGAACCGACGGTTCCCCCGGCATCGGGAGGGAACGGCATACCGGTGGAGCGGCACTGCCGCGCACAGAATGGCGTAATGATCCCCGTGAGCTTCACGCGGTCGCCGCTGGGGGCCGGCGAGCATGTCATTCACGGCGTGGTCTTCCTCGGGCGCGACCTTCGCGAACAGAAGCGTGCCGAAGAGCGCATTTCACGGCTCGAATCGGAGAACCACTCACTCCAGGAGGCGCTGCAAACGAACCTCCCCGGTGCCGCGATCGTATGGTCTTCACCTTCGATGAATGCGCTCATGCGTGATCTCGGGAAAGTGGCCGTCACGGACACGACCGTGCTGATCGCGGGAGAGACAGGAACAGGCAAGGAACTCATCGCACGGGAGATCCACCGCCTGAGCAGCCGGAAGGATGCGATGCTGGTCACGGTGAACTGTGCCGCGCTCCCTTCCGGACTCGTGGAGAGCGAATTGTTCGGCCATGAAAAGGGCGCGTTCACGGGAGCCCTCGCCAAACGTATCGGCCGCTTCGAGCTCGCCGATGGCGGAACGGTCTTCCTCGACGAGATCGGAGAACTCCCGCTCCCCGCACAGGCAACGCTGCTGCGCGTGCTGCAGGAGCAAACATTCGAACGGGTCGGCGGAACGGATGCGATCACCGTGAACGTCCGGGTGATCGCGGCAACGAATCGCAACCTGCTGGAGGAAGTGAAGAAAGGCACGTTCCGCGAGGACCTTCTCTTCCGCCTGAACGTCTTCCCGCTGAGGGTCCCACCGCTCCGGGAACGCACGGACGATGTTCCCCTGCTTGCTCGCCACTTCCTCAGTACGTTCTCGCGCCGCACGAACCGCACGATCACATCGATCGATCCCGACGCGGCCCGCGCGCTCAGTACGTACAGCTGGCCGGGCAATGTGCGCGAACTTGCGAATGTCGTCGAACGCGCTATGATCGTGTGTGAGGGCACGACGCTTGAGGCAAGTCACTTCGGACTCGTGGAAACGGTGCGGTCCCGCGAGGACAGGTCGGCGAGCTTTGACGAGGTCGCACGCCGCCATCTTTTGCAGACCCTCGAAGAGTGCGGAGGGGTCATTGAGGGGCCTGATGGGGCGGCGGCGAGGCTGGGATTGAAACCGGCCACCCTGCGGAGCCGGATGAAAAAATTGGGGATCTCCAGGGGAAGAGCCGGGTTCACTACAGGGCCACGGTCCGGCTGA
- a CDS encoding DUF937 domain-containing protein, with product MGLLDSITNQVLGGGKSQDALISAVMKVLSSQEGGIAGLVQQFSGAGLGDIINSWVGTGANMPVTPAQLQKGLGANAIGQIAQQAGLSKDDVVSQLSKVLPQVIDKLTPNGALPQGDLMSQGMSLLKGLMK from the coding sequence ATGGGTCTTCTCGATTCGATCACCAATCAGGTCCTCGGCGGCGGCAAATCCCAGGACGCTCTCATTAGCGCAGTCATGAAGGTCCTCAGCAGCCAGGAAGGCGGCATCGCAGGACTCGTACAGCAGTTCTCGGGTGCGGGATTGGGTGACATCATCAACTCGTGGGTCGGCACGGGTGCCAACATGCCCGTCACCCCCGCGCAGCTGCAGAAGGGTCTCGGCGCCAACGCCATCGGACAGATCGCCCAGCAGGCCGGACTGTCGAAGGACGATGTCGTGTCGCAGTTGTCGAAGGTCCTCCCCCAGGTCATCGACAAGCTGACGCCGAACGGTGCCTTGCCGCAGGGTGACCTCATGTCGCAAGGTATGTCTTTGCTGAAGGGCTTGATGAAATAG
- a CDS encoding insulinase family protein, producing the protein MIPVIQEARLRNGIRLLLVERTALPLVHLSFVFRSGANADPAGKAGLATLAGDALDAGTPTRMLAAIAEAFDFAGAYYQASVTHDGTVFSVSTLTTHLEAMAGVMADILRNASYPATEVDRLRKQRITSFLQQKDRPSHIASSVFYRTIYGDIHPYGTESEGNELSLQRIGTEDVASFKSAHIAPGNLLVACVGDLSMTRLESIITREFGDWLNPAKTEVPPFPALSTRPPDVLIVDRPGAVQSEIRMGAIALRRNAPDYQAALVLNRILGGQFNSRLNANLREKRGLTYGAWSAFQAYRSEGPFIAGGAFHTEKTEEAVREILGELERMRESGITEDEHRFAVDSLAGAYALAFETSGQVALALQVRELYDMPADTFVTYLSRLRAVTREDVLRVARTFLDPATMTTVIVGDAGAILPSVQQAVSVPVRRASPDGDVLTHPSPQ; encoded by the coding sequence ATGATACCGGTCATTCAGGAAGCGCGTCTCCGGAACGGCATCCGCCTCCTCCTGGTCGAACGGACCGCCCTCCCACTGGTCCATCTCTCCTTTGTCTTCCGGTCCGGGGCGAATGCCGACCCGGCCGGCAAGGCAGGGCTCGCGACACTCGCGGGCGATGCGCTGGACGCGGGCACACCCACCCGCATGCTTGCCGCGATCGCGGAAGCGTTCGACTTCGCCGGGGCGTACTATCAGGCCAGTGTGACGCACGACGGAACGGTCTTCTCCGTCTCCACGCTCACGACGCATCTCGAAGCGATGGCCGGCGTGATGGCGGACATTCTCAGGAATGCATCGTACCCTGCAACGGAAGTCGACCGGCTCAGGAAACAGCGGATCACATCGTTCCTCCAGCAGAAGGACCGGCCGTCGCACATCGCAAGTTCGGTCTTCTACAGGACCATCTACGGTGACATCCATCCGTACGGCACCGAGTCCGAGGGGAATGAACTCTCCCTGCAGCGGATCGGGACGGAGGATGTCGCATCGTTCAAGTCCGCGCATATCGCTCCCGGAAACCTGCTCGTGGCCTGCGTTGGCGATCTCTCGATGACGCGGCTCGAGTCCATCATCACCAGGGAATTCGGTGACTGGTTGAACCCGGCGAAGACGGAGGTGCCGCCCTTCCCTGCGCTCTCCACCCGCCCTCCCGACGTTCTGATCGTGGACCGGCCCGGCGCGGTGCAGTCGGAGATCAGGATGGGGGCGATCGCGCTCCGGAGGAACGCGCCCGACTATCAGGCGGCGTTGGTGCTGAACAGGATCCTCGGCGGACAGTTCAACAGCCGGCTCAATGCGAACCTCCGGGAGAAACGCGGGCTGACGTACGGAGCATGGTCAGCGTTTCAGGCCTACAGATCGGAAGGGCCGTTCATCGCGGGCGGGGCATTCCACACCGAGAAGACGGAAGAAGCCGTACGCGAGATCCTCGGCGAACTGGAGAGGATGCGGGAGAGCGGGATCACGGAAGATGAACACCGGTTCGCTGTCGACAGCCTTGCCGGGGCGTACGCTCTGGCATTCGAAACATCGGGTCAGGTGGCCCTGGCCCTGCAGGTGCGGGAGTTGTATGATATGCCCGCAGATACTTTCGTGACGTATCTCTCGCGGCTGCGCGCGGTGACGCGCGAGGATGTCTTGCGGGTGGCACGGACCTTTCTGGACCCGGCGACGATGACCACCGTCATCGTCGGTGACGCAGGAGCGATCCTTCCTTCCGTTCAGCAGGCCGTATCCGTTCCGGTACGCCGGGCCTCACCTGACGGCGATGTCCTTACGCACCCATCTCCGCAATGA
- a CDS encoding GTP-binding protein encodes MMLAKVCIIGEMSVGKTSLIRRFVDRSFDDAYLTTVGVKISRKHVPPCENADAHPDGIQLVLWDLEGGESFGEIASAYLKGARGAIIVGDVTRPQTIEALDRHARHFLRINPNGVILLALNKSDLDHDRDVLVPASLRDLDAVLHTFHTSARTGDGVDGAFVALAHHFLTDTGHGIVT; translated from the coding sequence ATGATGCTCGCGAAGGTCTGCATCATAGGCGAAATGTCGGTCGGTAAGACCAGCCTCATCCGCAGGTTCGTGGACCGCTCGTTCGACGATGCCTATCTGACCACCGTGGGCGTCAAGATCAGCCGGAAGCACGTGCCACCCTGTGAGAACGCAGACGCACACCCCGACGGCATCCAGCTCGTGCTGTGGGACCTCGAGGGTGGAGAGTCATTCGGCGAGATCGCATCGGCATACCTGAAAGGTGCGCGGGGAGCCATCATTGTCGGCGATGTGACGCGCCCACAGACCATCGAAGCGCTGGACCGTCATGCGCGCCACTTCCTCCGTATCAATCCGAACGGCGTCATTCTCCTCGCACTGAACAAGTCCGATCTCGACCATGACCGGGACGTTCTCGTCCCCGCATCGCTCCGCGACCTGGACGCGGTGCTCCATACGTTCCATACGTCGGCACGCACCGGCGACGGGGTCGATGGTGCGTTCGTTGCACTCGCCCACCACTTCCTGACGGACACCGGTCATGGCATTGTCACCTGA
- a CDS encoding OmpA family protein, translated as MKKLVYSLLVLLAAHTAMAQEVLPQAPGKFNRVGRTAVGFHGGANLWMNNFDKREVTGGADLFLRHHITRVFSLGVMGEYSKLKAKNSTIVPTDVALSHSFIRAEGWSADVMGWLHFSPGSTFSPYLYAGVGQFWYERTAEGEAGVPNNETQHTIHIPVGIGGEWAFSKAGAFNFELGARIMDKKTDFLTDGGKKPPLGMDWYPTARVGVALYIGSSDDDDNDGDGLTNGYEKSIGTSMDKADTDGDGLNDYEEIVKYKTKPLAADTDEDGLKDGDEVITYRTSPMEKDTDRDGLSDGEEVASLRTDPLKADTDADGLTDTEEARTTKTDPLKADTDGDGLNDAAELRTHKTNPLKADTDAGTVNDGAEITRASNPLDPADDVPKAAAPTVEVGKAIVLEGIVFQTSKAVIEGQSEATLNQAYDVLANNPEIAVEIRGYTDNVGKAAANQKLSQRRAEAVKAWLVAKGIAASRIGVKGMGAENPIEDNGTPEGRAKNRRIEFFRVK; from the coding sequence ATGAAAAAACTCGTCTACTCACTCCTGGTGCTGCTCGCGGCACATACCGCGATGGCGCAGGAGGTCCTCCCCCAGGCCCCCGGCAAGTTCAACCGCGTCGGCCGTACGGCCGTCGGTTTCCATGGTGGAGCGAACCTGTGGATGAACAACTTTGACAAGCGAGAGGTCACGGGCGGAGCAGACCTGTTCCTCCGTCACCACATCACCCGCGTCTTCTCTCTCGGTGTGATGGGCGAATATTCGAAGCTGAAGGCAAAGAACAGCACGATCGTCCCGACGGATGTTGCTCTGAGCCACTCCTTCATCAGGGCCGAAGGATGGAGCGCTGATGTCATGGGCTGGCTGCACTTCAGTCCCGGCAGCACGTTCTCCCCGTACCTGTATGCCGGCGTCGGCCAGTTCTGGTACGAGCGCACCGCCGAAGGCGAAGCCGGTGTGCCGAACAACGAGACCCAGCACACCATCCACATCCCGGTCGGCATCGGCGGCGAGTGGGCCTTCTCGAAGGCCGGCGCATTCAACTTCGAGCTCGGCGCGCGCATCATGGACAAGAAGACCGACTTCCTCACGGATGGCGGCAAGAAGCCCCCGCTCGGCATGGACTGGTATCCCACCGCGCGCGTTGGTGTTGCCCTGTACATCGGCAGCAGTGACGATGACGATAACGACGGGGACGGACTGACGAACGGTTACGAGAAGAGCATCGGTACGTCGATGGACAAAGCGGACACGGACGGTGACGGACTGAATGACTACGAAGAGATCGTGAAGTACAAGACCAAGCCGCTCGCCGCCGACACGGACGAGGACGGCCTGAAGGACGGGGACGAAGTGATCACGTATCGCACTTCCCCGATGGAGAAGGACACGGACCGTGACGGCCTGAGCGACGGCGAGGAAGTTGCGTCGCTGCGGACCGATCCGTTGAAGGCCGATACGGATGCCGATGGCCTGACCGACACCGAAGAAGCCCGCACGACGAAGACCGATCCGCTGAAGGCCGATACGGACGGCGACGGCCTCAATGATGCGGCCGAACTCCGCACGCACAAGACCAATCCGCTCAAGGCCGACACCGATGCCGGTACCGTGAACGACGGTGCGGAGATCACCCGCGCCTCCAACCCGCTCGACCCGGCAGACGATGTCCCGAAGGCGGCAGCGCCGACGGTGGAAGTCGGCAAGGCGATCGTGCTCGAAGGCATCGTCTTCCAGACATCGAAGGCGGTCATCGAAGGGCAGTCCGAAGCAACCTTGAATCAGGCATACGACGTGCTGGCCAACAATCCGGAGATCGCCGTGGAGATCCGCGGCTACACGGACAACGTCGGTAAGGCCGCCGCGAACCAGAAGCTGTCGCAGCGCCGTGCAGAAGCCGTGAAGGCTTGGCTCGTCGCAAAGGGCATCGCTGCCTCCCGCATCGGCGTCAAAGGCATGGGTGCCGAGAACCCGATCGAGGACAACGGTACGCCGGAAGGCCGCGCGAAGAACCGCCGCATCGAGTTCTTCCGCGTGAAGTAA